In Staphylococcus lloydii, the following proteins share a genomic window:
- a CDS encoding DMT family transporter, translated as MTNNINQRLQGIILAVVGASLWGLGGTVSDFLFQQRHIDINWYVTARLLISGIVLLVLFKIMNRHKSIFSIFTHVHTIFQLVIFSIFGMLLVQYAYMASINYGNAAVATLLQYIAPVYIILWYIIRRKEKFKLFDLIAIILTLSGTFLLLTNGSFSKLLVAPPSVIWGIISGLALTFYTIYAAQLLARFQSILVVGWAMLISGVLMNFKAPIWHFDFSALTISTTAYLIFGIIGGTAIAFFFFIKSLTYLTAKETTLYGTIEPVMAIVASALWLKVAFLPLQLVGIMLIIILILTLSLKKAS; from the coding sequence ATGACTAACAACATAAACCAACGTTTACAAGGCATCATATTAGCTGTGGTCGGCGCCTCACTCTGGGGCTTGGGTGGCACAGTTTCAGACTTTCTATTTCAACAAAGGCATATCGATATTAATTGGTATGTTACAGCAAGACTTCTCATCAGTGGTATTGTACTTTTAGTCTTATTTAAAATAATGAACCGTCATAAATCGATATTTAGTATTTTCACTCATGTTCATACTATTTTTCAACTTGTTATCTTTTCGATTTTTGGGATGTTGCTTGTGCAATATGCTTATATGGCTTCTATAAATTACGGTAATGCTGCCGTAGCAACATTATTGCAATATATAGCGCCTGTTTATATTATCTTGTGGTATATCATTCGTCGCAAAGAAAAATTTAAACTATTCGATCTTATCGCTATTATTTTGACATTATCTGGTACATTTTTATTATTAACCAATGGGTCTTTCAGTAAATTATTAGTGGCACCACCCAGTGTCATTTGGGGCATTATTTCAGGACTGGCACTTACTTTTTATACAATTTATGCCGCTCAATTATTAGCTAGATTTCAATCTATTTTAGTCGTCGGTTGGGCAATGCTAATTTCAGGTGTCCTGATGAATTTCAAGGCACCTATATGGCACTTTGATTTTTCAGCGTTGACTATTTCCACTACAGCATATTTGATTTTTGGCATTATTGGCGGTACGGCAATCGCCTTCTTTTTCTTTATTAAAAGCTTAACTTATTTAACAGCAAAAGAAACGACGTTATATGGCACAATCGAGCCTGTAATGGCTATTGTAGCAAGCGCACTGTGGTTAAAAGTAGCGTTTTTACCGCTTCAATTAGTTGGCATTATGCTTATTATTATTTTAATTTTGACATTATCATTGAAGAAAGCGTCATAA
- a CDS encoding AraC family transcriptional regulator: MYNEIIVDETNQELIQYPDKQWKHFILHTVLNKTLFGYIPLHWHHALQFMYVIHGGVNVVIADKAITINQGDGIFINSNVVHEINECVVNTEYYCWNIELPEVSHNMEFDYVMSITNFAAKLPYIYLSSDDKEGLKLLEIINEAGQIYERKPTYFKLDITIRYYEALKWLMSALQQKHDYIEYYFDKRVKLLIEYLHNYAHTKITLKTLSHLVHMSESETIKLFKQHVNQTPFQYLMNVRLERSISMLYGQQTYTVTEIAMACGFSTTSYFIQIFKNKYGMTPKQMQKNANAQSEN, translated from the coding sequence ATGTATAACGAAATTATTGTAGATGAGACAAATCAAGAACTTATACAATATCCAGATAAACAATGGAAACACTTCATTTTACATACTGTACTTAATAAAACACTTTTTGGGTACATCCCGTTGCATTGGCATCATGCGTTACAGTTCATGTATGTCATTCATGGAGGCGTAAATGTAGTCATTGCAGATAAAGCTATAACAATTAATCAAGGTGATGGTATTTTTATTAATTCAAATGTGGTACATGAAATTAATGAGTGTGTTGTTAATACAGAATATTATTGCTGGAATATCGAGTTACCTGAAGTAAGTCATAATATGGAATTTGATTACGTTATGTCCATTACAAATTTTGCAGCGAAGTTGCCTTATATCTATTTATCTTCAGATGACAAGGAAGGGTTAAAATTACTTGAAATAATTAATGAAGCAGGTCAAATTTATGAACGAAAACCTACTTACTTTAAATTAGATATTACGATTAGGTATTATGAGGCACTTAAATGGCTAATGAGTGCATTGCAACAAAAGCATGATTATATCGAATACTATTTTGATAAGCGCGTAAAATTGTTAATAGAATATCTACATAATTATGCGCATACGAAAATAACTTTGAAAACGCTGAGTCATTTAGTTCATATGAGCGAGTCAGAAACGATTAAATTATTTAAGCAACATGTGAATCAAACACCATTTCAATATTTAATGAATGTTAGGTTAGAGCGAAGCATTAGCATGTTATACGGCCAACAAACATATACGGTAACCGAGATTGCAATGGCTTGCGGTTTTTCAACAACAAGTTATTTTATACAAATTTTTAAAAATAAATACGGTATGACACCAAAACAAATGCAAAAAAATGCAAATGCTCAAAGCGAAAATTGA
- a CDS encoding TRAP transporter small permease: MKKVKQSIDKLLLTLAGIALFVMVLLSIYQVVSRFIFNTPSTVSEEIVRFLLIWFALLSASYVFGVKKHIAILFFREILPKKVQLIMEKVTDVLIIIIALVLMIYGGYEVVKLTWTQFAPSTGLSMASMYGALPVSGIFIIFYSIYNLLDKSELDNMDDGGHTS; the protein is encoded by the coding sequence ATGAAGAAAGTAAAACAAAGCATTGATAAACTATTGCTTACATTAGCTGGCATAGCATTATTTGTAATGGTTTTGTTGTCTATTTATCAAGTGGTCTCCCGTTTTATTTTTAATACGCCAAGTACAGTCAGTGAAGAAATTGTACGATTTCTTTTGATTTGGTTTGCACTACTCAGTGCTAGCTATGTTTTCGGTGTTAAAAAACATATTGCCATTTTATTTTTTAGAGAAATTTTACCTAAAAAAGTGCAGTTAATAATGGAAAAAGTTACCGATGTTTTAATCATTATTATTGCGCTTGTATTGATGATTTATGGTGGATACGAAGTAGTGAAACTGACATGGACACAATTCGCACCATCTACTGGTTTATCGATGGCAAGTATGTATGGCGCACTTCCAGTATCTGGAATATTTATTATTTTTTATTCTATCTACAACTTATTGGATAAAAGTGAATTAGATAATATGGATGATGGGGGGCATACATCATGA
- the sqr gene encoding type II sulfide:quinone oxidoreductase Sqr: MKQHYKIVIVGGGTAGITVAARLLRQQHNLKGDIAIVEPSNTHYYQPLWTLVGAGASKLKSSKKHMSSVIPKGAHWIKQSVASFNPENNKIILSNEATIDYDYLVVCPGLQINWSQIKGLQENIGKNGVCSNYSPEYVTETWRQISNFKGGNAIFTHPNTPIKCGGAPMKIMYLAEDYFSKHNMRSTAKISYETPKDVMFDVPKYDKELRRIAQERDIEVNYYYNLIEIDGDKKIAVFEHIETGVKKTLDYEMLHVTPPMGPLDFVKESELTDNDGWVDINPTTLQHTSYSNVFALGDASNAPTSKTGAAIRKQAPVVVNNLLQAMNGEILLNHYNGYTSCPLVTGYNKLILAEFDYNKKPTETMPFNQSKERWSMYIFKKDLLPKMYWHGMLKGLM; this comes from the coding sequence ATGAAACAACATTATAAAATTGTTATCGTTGGCGGAGGAACAGCAGGCATCACCGTTGCCGCAAGACTACTTAGACAGCAGCATAATTTAAAAGGTGACATCGCGATTGTTGAACCGTCAAACACGCACTATTATCAACCGCTATGGACTTTAGTAGGTGCGGGTGCATCCAAACTGAAAAGTTCTAAGAAGCATATGAGTAGTGTGATTCCTAAAGGGGCACATTGGATTAAACAAAGTGTAGCAAGCTTTAATCCAGAAAATAATAAAATCATATTAAGTAATGAGGCAACGATTGATTATGATTATTTAGTTGTTTGCCCAGGATTGCAAATTAATTGGTCACAAATTAAAGGATTACAAGAAAATATAGGGAAGAATGGCGTTTGTTCGAACTATTCTCCAGAATACGTTACGGAGACATGGCGTCAGATCTCTAACTTCAAAGGTGGAAATGCCATCTTTACGCATCCTAATACGCCAATAAAATGTGGCGGAGCACCAATGAAAATTATGTATTTAGCAGAAGATTATTTTAGCAAACATAACATGCGCTCAACTGCTAAAATCAGCTATGAAACACCTAAAGATGTAATGTTTGATGTGCCAAAATATGATAAAGAATTACGTAGAATTGCTCAAGAAAGAGATATAGAAGTAAATTATTATTATAATTTAATCGAAATTGATGGTGACAAAAAAATAGCTGTTTTCGAACACATTGAAACAGGAGTTAAAAAGACATTAGATTATGAAATGCTGCATGTTACACCGCCTATGGGGCCATTAGATTTTGTTAAAGAAAGTGAACTTACAGATAATGACGGTTGGGTTGATATTAATCCAACGACACTACAACATACGAGCTACTCCAATGTATTTGCACTAGGTGACGCTTCGAACGCACCAACGTCCAAAACAGGCGCAGCTATTCGTAAACAGGCACCAGTCGTCGTTAACAATTTATTGCAAGCGATGAATGGCGAAATATTATTAAATCATTACAACGGTTATACTTCATGTCCACTTGTTACTGGATATAATAAACTAATCTTGGCAGAGTTCGATTATAATAAAAAACCTACAGAAACAATGCCATTCAACCAATCAAAAGAACGTTGGAGTATGTATATATTTAAAAAAGATTTATTACCAAAAATGTACTGGCATGGCATGTTAAAAGGTTTAATGTAG
- a CDS encoding beta-class phenol-soluble modulin: MSGIVEAISNAVKSGLGHDWVTMGTSIADAVAKGVDAIAGLIG, encoded by the coding sequence ATGTCAGGTATCGTAGAAGCAATTTCAAACGCAGTAAAATCAGGTTTAGGTCATGACTGGGTAACAATGGGTACTAGTATTGCAGATGCAGTAGCTAAAGGTGTAGACGCAATCGCTGGTTTAATTGGCTAA
- a CDS encoding TRAP transporter substrate-binding protein, with the protein MSKFLKLIVSAFIILGMISFALNSQIDAQEKKKEIVLAHNQPTEHPVHKSLEIFKKELEKKSHGQIKVKIYPNGQLGSEREAIEMTQTNAIQMTKVSAGALESFSPSYSLFNAPYLFNSQDNYRHLMKDKKVQNEFFHSTLDNGFLGITYYDAGARNIYTKNKAIKNSKDLKGVKTRVQPSKTSVKLIKSLGGTPTPMDFGEVYTAMQSGVIDAAENNETALTTNNHGEIAKNYSYTEHAYVPDILIMNKDTYNDLTKQQQKWIAEAAADSTKKHEVLWDKEVKHAKKVAKKDMGVKFYKVDKSSFKKASKPLRKEFATDPKTKKYYDLIQREEKKYEESKTKH; encoded by the coding sequence ATGTCAAAATTTTTAAAGTTAATTGTAAGCGCATTCATAATTTTGGGAATGATTAGTTTTGCACTTAACTCACAGATTGATGCTCAAGAAAAGAAAAAGGAAATTGTCTTAGCTCATAATCAACCAACGGAGCATCCTGTCCATAAGTCGCTTGAAATCTTCAAAAAGGAATTAGAAAAGAAATCTCATGGCCAAATAAAAGTGAAAATATATCCTAATGGTCAATTAGGCAGTGAACGTGAAGCAATTGAAATGACTCAAACAAATGCTATACAGATGACAAAGGTTTCTGCAGGTGCACTCGAAAGTTTTTCACCTTCGTATTCTCTATTCAACGCACCATATTTATTTAATTCACAAGACAACTATCGTCATTTAATGAAAGATAAAAAAGTTCAAAATGAATTTTTCCATAGTACTTTGGACAATGGATTTTTAGGTATTACATATTACGATGCCGGAGCTCGTAATATTTATACCAAAAACAAAGCTATCAAAAATAGTAAGGATTTAAAGGGAGTTAAAACACGCGTTCAGCCAAGTAAAACGAGTGTTAAGCTAATTAAATCATTAGGCGGTACGCCAACACCGATGGATTTCGGAGAAGTATACACTGCTATGCAGTCAGGCGTTATAGATGCTGCTGAAAACAATGAAACGGCACTCACAACGAATAATCATGGTGAAATAGCCAAAAACTATTCTTATACAGAGCATGCTTACGTTCCTGATATCTTAATTATGAACAAGGATACTTACAATGATCTTACTAAACAACAGCAAAAATGGATTGCTGAAGCAGCAGCAGATTCAACTAAAAAACATGAAGTATTATGGGACAAAGAAGTTAAACACGCGAAGAAAGTAGCTAAAAAGGATATGGGTGTGAAATTCTATAAAGTAGATAAATCATCGTTCAAAAAAGCGTCCAAACCTTTACGCAAAGAGTTTGCTACAGATCCAAAAACTAAAAAATATTATGACTTAATTCAAAGGGAGGAAAAGAAATATGAAGAAAGTAAAACAAAGCATTGA
- a CDS encoding TRAP transporter large permease: protein MTLVAGLVLFISFFVFLFYGLPIAISIILSSIITLLLILPFDVTIATAAQRMVTGIDDFTMLAIPLFVLAGIIMNNGGIAFRLVNFAKVLVGRLPGSLAHTNTVGNMLFGSISGSSVAAAAAMGRIMGPMEKAQGYKKEYSAAANIASAPSGLLIPPSSLLIVYSLVSGGTSIAALFIAGYIPGILWGVCCMIVAFFMAKKHGYKGSEKISWKDKLFLFLDAIPSLLLIVIVIGGIVVGVFTATEGAAVAVLYATVLSLIYKSLKIKNIPSIIKETAEITGMILFLITASALFSLVMSYTGLPEAISKSIISLTDNPILLLLLMNVILLIIGTFMDITPAVLIFTPIFLPISEAIGLDPIHFGIIIAFNLCIGNITPPVGSALFVGASVGGVRVESVFKYLLPYFAILIILLLVITFIPQLSLFLPKLLGL from the coding sequence ATGACGTTAGTGGCAGGGTTAGTACTATTTATTAGTTTCTTTGTATTCTTGTTCTACGGATTGCCGATAGCTATTTCTATAATTTTAAGCTCTATAATTACGTTACTATTGATTTTGCCTTTTGATGTAACAATTGCAACTGCAGCACAACGTATGGTTACAGGGATAGACGATTTCACGATGTTAGCTATACCATTGTTTGTACTAGCTGGCATCATTATGAATAATGGTGGTATTGCATTTAGATTAGTTAACTTTGCGAAAGTATTAGTGGGACGATTGCCTGGTTCATTGGCTCATACAAACACTGTAGGAAACATGTTATTTGGTTCAATATCTGGTTCTAGTGTTGCCGCTGCGGCAGCAATGGGGCGTATAATGGGACCTATGGAAAAGGCTCAAGGTTATAAAAAAGAATATTCTGCAGCTGCCAATATCGCTTCTGCACCGTCAGGTTTATTAATACCGCCAAGTTCTTTACTAATAGTATATTCTCTAGTGAGTGGTGGAACATCTATAGCGGCACTATTTATTGCAGGATATATCCCAGGGATTTTATGGGGAGTTTGTTGTATGATTGTTGCGTTTTTTATGGCGAAAAAACATGGCTATAAAGGATCTGAAAAGATTTCATGGAAAGATAAACTATTTTTATTTTTAGATGCTATTCCTAGCTTGTTATTAATAGTTATTGTAATAGGTGGTATTGTAGTTGGCGTGTTTACAGCAACAGAAGGAGCAGCAGTAGCGGTATTATATGCAACGGTATTGTCGCTCATTTATAAAAGTTTAAAAATCAAAAATATTCCAAGTATAATTAAAGAAACCGCAGAAATTACAGGAATGATTTTATTTTTAATTACTGCTTCTGCATTATTTTCACTTGTTATGAGTTATACAGGATTACCCGAAGCGATATCTAAAAGTATTATTTCGTTAACTGATAATCCTATTCTTTTATTATTATTAATGAATGTGATTTTATTGATTATTGGTACATTTATGGATATTACACCAGCAGTATTAATCTTTACTCCCATCTTTTTACCAATATCAGAAGCTATCGGTTTAGATCCTATTCACTTTGGGATTATTATTGCCTTTAACTTATGTATAGGTAATATCACACCACCAGTTGGTAGTGCATTATTTGTTGGTGCTAGTGTTGGTGGAGTCAGGGTAGAGTCCGTATTTAAATATTTATTACCTTATTTCGCTATACTTATCATATTATTACTTGTTATTACTTTTATACCGCAATTATCACTATTCTTACCAAAATTACTAGGATTATAA
- a CDS encoding CynX/NimT family MFS transporter, with translation MNLETKKTYYIYMLLIAILLVGATLRSPIASVGPLVPHIKSDLAMSNTAIGFMNTLPLIAFGLFSPLVPKIAAKLGIEVTLLISMFILSFGVIFRVFGDSTVLILGTLVVGIAISAGNVLTPSLIKSTFIKNTGFVVGLYSITMNLISALSSGLTSSIANSGTFDWKFAMQLWVIFPVLAIVAFFLRFPQLKVKENLTFGNINNEIATTVWKSKFAWAITLYMGLQSLIPYSLFAWLPQILETKGFNGNQAGWYMTIFQLAMLPINFIIPIITSKMQKQSFLTLTSGIFLVVGLLGVLLINNNWVIVFLVLIGLGTGATYSLAMMFFVLKTATVKKSSDLSGMAQSIGYILAASGPLLLGIISQQTGSWNFSIILLILVGVLVSIFGFISGKDTKI, from the coding sequence ATGAATTTAGAAACTAAAAAAACGTATTACATATATATGTTGCTTATAGCTATATTACTAGTGGGTGCGACGTTACGCTCACCGATAGCTTCTGTAGGCCCATTAGTTCCACATATAAAAAGTGATCTAGCGATGTCCAATACAGCAATTGGATTTATGAATACTTTGCCGTTAATTGCATTTGGTTTATTCTCACCACTTGTGCCTAAAATTGCTGCTAAGCTAGGTATTGAAGTAACATTATTAATTTCCATGTTTATCTTGTCTTTCGGCGTAATTTTCAGGGTTTTTGGCGATAGTACCGTGTTAATACTTGGTACGTTAGTCGTTGGTATTGCCATTTCTGCAGGCAATGTATTAACACCAAGTTTGATTAAATCTACGTTTATAAAAAATACAGGTTTTGTCGTCGGTCTATACTCTATTACAATGAATTTAATTAGCGCACTGTCTTCCGGTCTGACTTCATCAATAGCAAATTCAGGGACTTTCGATTGGAAATTTGCCATGCAACTGTGGGTTATATTTCCAGTGTTAGCAATAGTAGCGTTTTTCTTAAGATTTCCTCAATTAAAAGTTAAAGAAAATCTTACTTTTGGTAACATTAATAATGAAATTGCGACTACAGTCTGGAAATCTAAATTCGCTTGGGCTATTACGCTTTATATGGGATTACAATCATTGATTCCATACAGTCTTTTCGCGTGGTTGCCACAAATTTTAGAAACGAAAGGTTTTAACGGCAATCAAGCTGGCTGGTACATGACTATTTTCCAGCTCGCAATGTTACCAATAAACTTTATTATTCCTATTATTACAAGTAAAATGCAGAAACAAAGCTTTTTAACGCTAACATCTGGTATATTTTTAGTTGTTGGGTTACTCGGCGTTTTACTCATTAATAATAATTGGGTTATCGTCTTTCTAGTGCTTATTGGTTTAGGTACCGGCGCGACATATAGTTTGGCCATGATGTTTTTTGTCTTAAAAACAGCAACCGTTAAAAAGTCTTCGGATTTATCGGGTATGGCTCAATCTATAGGGTATATTTTAGCCGCTTCAGGCCCATTACTATTAGGAATTATTTCACAACAAACTGGCAGTTGGAATTTCTCAATAATATTGTTGATTCTTGTGGGAGTTTTAGTCTCAATATTTGGTTTTATTTCAGGTAAAGATACAAAGATTTAG
- a CDS encoding TIM-barrel domain-containing protein gives MTYKTAHLVNAHTVEIKHPKKEFFYIIRVLEDTIINVKISNTHQITLPTYTITPYDTPLPYEGLSRYHTQGFTLPQFNLEENNDAIIIETNQLRLVCDKQRLKFYWLQKDMDGIFQPIFNDRPTQAYKSDIADNHSTCHYISREIDDKYFGLGEKSGLVNKHGDRYRMLNIDAMGYSAKNTDPLYKHIPFYITYKPSNQMSYGIYYDDYQQSLFDLGKELDNYHGYYRYYETDADFLDYYVIGGTKIKDVTRQFSQLTGRPTVFPSWSASYSGSTMQYTDEPHSQERLSQFLNDCQKHEINVRSFHLSSGYTSIDDKRYVFNWNYDKFPNPKEFGKTFTNNNVEVVANIKPSLMLNHPLLDEVLAFDGFIKNEHGDPLKIQFWDDEGYYLDFTNPKTIEWWQHQVKTKLLDNHINCTWNDNNEFEIWDAHAQVHSFNTEHTNFNDYRAIMPLLMSKASRDIQIQETGTTTPYVISRSGCAGMSKYVQTWTGDNNTSWESLKYNNYMAQGLSLSGVHNFGHDIGGFSGPKPDPELFLRWVQNGIFYPRFSIHSWNSDQTVNEPWMHTEVLEEVKTAMHLHERLIPYFDQLQQESHNNFIPIVRPTFLEFEDDSQTLEDYETWLLGSDMLVSPVVEPGQTTKAIYLPQNGKGWINFFTKERYDGGQYIQLAIQQDTIPIFMQKDSKIPMYANDLEQVELISFE, from the coding sequence ATGACATACAAAACAGCACATTTAGTTAACGCACATACTGTGGAAATCAAACATCCAAAGAAAGAATTTTTTTATATTATTCGTGTATTAGAAGATACTATTATCAATGTAAAAATAAGTAATACCCACCAAATAACATTACCTACATATACGATCACTCCTTATGATACACCACTACCTTACGAAGGCTTATCAAGGTATCATACTCAAGGTTTTACCTTGCCTCAATTTAATTTAGAGGAAAATAACGATGCCATTATCATTGAAACAAATCAACTACGACTAGTATGTGATAAACAACGTTTGAAATTTTATTGGTTACAAAAAGATATGGATGGTATATTCCAGCCTATATTTAACGACCGCCCTACTCAAGCCTACAAATCAGACATTGCCGACAATCATTCTACATGTCATTATATTTCTAGGGAAATCGATGATAAATATTTTGGTCTTGGTGAAAAATCAGGTTTAGTCAATAAGCATGGCGATAGATACCGCATGCTCAATATTGATGCTATGGGCTATAGCGCAAAAAATACAGATCCATTGTACAAACATATTCCGTTTTACATCACTTATAAACCATCGAATCAAATGTCTTATGGTATTTATTACGATGACTATCAACAATCTTTATTCGACTTAGGCAAGGAACTTGATAATTATCATGGTTATTATCGTTATTACGAAACTGATGCTGATTTTCTAGATTATTACGTTATTGGGGGCACTAAAATAAAAGATGTAACACGTCAATTTAGTCAGTTAACTGGTAGACCAACTGTATTTCCGAGTTGGAGTGCGTCTTATTCTGGTTCAACGATGCAATACACTGATGAACCACATTCACAAGAACGGTTATCTCAATTTTTAAATGATTGTCAAAAGCATGAGATTAATGTACGTTCATTTCATTTATCATCAGGCTATACGTCTATTGATGACAAACGTTATGTTTTTAATTGGAACTATGATAAATTCCCTAATCCAAAAGAATTTGGTAAAACGTTTACCAATAATAACGTAGAAGTCGTAGCCAACATCAAACCATCGCTTATGTTAAATCATCCATTACTAGATGAAGTGTTAGCATTTGATGGTTTTATCAAAAATGAACATGGCGACCCTCTTAAAATTCAATTTTGGGATGATGAAGGTTATTACTTAGATTTTACGAATCCTAAAACGATTGAATGGTGGCAACATCAAGTTAAAACAAAATTGCTCGACAATCATATAAATTGTACGTGGAATGACAATAATGAATTTGAAATTTGGGACGCACATGCCCAAGTGCATAGTTTTAATACCGAGCATACTAATTTCAATGACTATAGAGCCATAATGCCATTATTAATGTCTAAGGCTTCCCGTGATATTCAAATTCAAGAAACTGGCACTACGACACCTTATGTTATTAGTCGTTCTGGTTGTGCGGGGATGTCTAAATATGTACAAACTTGGACGGGTGATAATAATACGAGTTGGGAATCTCTTAAATATAATAATTACATGGCGCAAGGTTTAAGTTTATCTGGTGTACATAATTTTGGACATGATATTGGCGGCTTTTCAGGACCGAAACCTGATCCAGAGTTATTTTTACGTTGGGTTCAAAATGGTATATTTTATCCACGTTTTTCAATACATTCTTGGAATAGCGATCAAACGGTAAATGAACCATGGATGCACACAGAAGTACTTGAAGAAGTGAAAACAGCAATGCACCTTCATGAACGGCTGATACCTTATTTTGATCAATTACAACAAGAGAGTCACAACAACTTTATTCCAATAGTAAGGCCAACATTTTTAGAATTTGAAGACGACAGTCAAACGTTAGAAGATTATGAAACGTGGCTGTTAGGTTCAGACATGTTGGTTTCTCCAGTTGTAGAGCCAGGACAAACAACTAAAGCCATATACCTACCTCAAAACGGCAAAGGTTGGATCAACTTCTTTACTAAAGAACGGTACGACGGAGGTCAATACATTCAATTAGCTATTCAACAAGATACAATACCTATCTTTATGCAAAAAGACAGTAAAATACCAATGTATGCTAATGATTTAGAGCAAGTAGAATTAATCTCTTTTGAATAA